One stretch of Streptomyces sp. A2-16 DNA includes these proteins:
- a CDS encoding cellulose binding domain-containing protein produces MRPSPHQARRARGLLGALLTSLVSLAALLTTAPLAQADTSLCQPFGTTVIQGRYVVQNNRWGTSATQCITATDSGFRITQADGSVPTNGAPKSYPSVYNGCHYTNCSPGTNLPAQLSSISSAPSGISFSYVNDAVYDAAYDIWLDPTPRTDGVNRTEIMIWFNKVGPVQPIGSPVGNANVGGRDWQVWSGSNGSNDVLSFVAPSAVSSWNFDVMDFARQAVSRGLAQNNWYLTSVQAGFEPWQNGAGLAVTSFSSSVNKGSSSDPGPGTPGGSTACKVAYATNSWQGGFTADVTITNTGSSAVNGWKLAFTLPSGQQITNSWNTNLSGSSGAITASNVSHNGQLAAGGTATFGFQGTSSGTFSKPSAFSLNGTACATT; encoded by the coding sequence ATGCGTCCTTCACCGCATCAGGCCCGCCGCGCGCGTGGGCTGCTCGGCGCGCTGCTCACCTCGCTCGTCTCGCTCGCCGCCCTGCTGACCACCGCCCCCCTCGCACAGGCCGACACCTCGCTCTGCCAGCCCTTCGGGACGACGGTCATCCAGGGTCGCTACGTGGTCCAGAACAACCGCTGGGGCACCAGCGCCACGCAGTGCATCACGGCGACCGACTCCGGGTTCAGGATCACCCAGGCCGACGGATCCGTGCCGACGAACGGCGCCCCGAAGTCCTACCCGTCCGTCTACAACGGCTGCCACTACACCAACTGTTCCCCCGGCACCAACCTTCCCGCCCAGCTCAGCAGCATCTCCTCCGCCCCCTCGGGCATCTCCTTCAGCTACGTCAACGACGCGGTGTACGACGCCGCGTACGACATCTGGCTCGACCCCACGCCCCGCACCGACGGCGTGAACCGGACCGAGATCATGATCTGGTTCAACAAGGTCGGTCCGGTCCAGCCCATCGGCTCCCCGGTCGGCAACGCCAACGTGGGCGGGCGCGACTGGCAGGTGTGGTCCGGCAGCAACGGCTCGAACGACGTGCTGTCCTTCGTCGCGCCGTCCGCGGTCTCCAGCTGGAACTTCGACGTCATGGACTTCGCCCGGCAGGCCGTCTCCCGCGGACTCGCCCAGAACAACTGGTACCTGACGAGTGTTCAGGCCGGTTTCGAGCCCTGGCAGAACGGCGCCGGCCTCGCCGTGACCTCGTTCTCCTCCAGCGTCAACAAGGGCTCCTCCAGTGACCCGGGCCCCGGCACCCCCGGCGGCTCCACGGCCTGCAAGGTGGCGTACGCGACGAACTCCTGGCAGGGCGGCTTCACCGCCGACGTCACCATCACCAACACCGGCAGCTCCGCCGTCAACGGCTGGAAGCTGGCCTTCACCCTGCCCTCCGGGCAGCAGATCACCAACTCCTGGAACACGAACCTGTCCGGGTCGTCAGGAGCGATCACGGCGAGCAACGTGAGCCACAACGGCCAGCTGGCGGCCGGCGGCACGGCGACCTTCGGGTTCCAGGGCACCTCCAGCGGGACCTTCTCCAAGCCCTCCGCCTTCAGCCTGAACGGCACGGCCTGCGCCACCACGTGA